One genomic window of Ctenopharyngodon idella isolate HZGC_01 chromosome 18, HZGC01, whole genome shotgun sequence includes the following:
- the prx gene encoding neuroblast differentiation-associated protein AHNAK isoform X1, protein MEDPSNTDNKNEAEKDNQLSELVEVVVETQAEVGASGYSVVGGGERGIFIKEVLKDSPAAKHLSLQKGDQLLSARVYFDNVKYEDALKILQCAEPYKVSFFLKRTVPGSEVSIRPGAQNLELRGPKAKMQRMSVKSVKPFKAKKRRGGRFGLKRLKENKKARARAELDIEGSPGRSDLSPVDVEFVFPKFKMRKDGKATADVSGHLEGAIASSKKKRKTRFPKIKASDTAADEGNVSVDVATHEGEASGAKLKVKAKGPKFGMNFPKLKKSKLDVQSSNDSFEVKDLEAKIKPPLVECDLNVPQGKAETKVPNLEVSVKGKGEGPEIKMPKMNLDVSDTKITIPKFKLPKVRLSCHSDEIDGEASKQNDTYENKMKMSKIDIKAPNVDLDLNLSKTKSTDESKDAERINTAKLDISLPKLNLDAKQKFGDDIDGSMVKEHMISLPKLDIAVPKIETSDVDIDLPTLDVSLPKMAAKNIDTEGHASTGVKSEVTKLDISLPKITSPEGEVMVEEPGAKIGKFHKPNISISLLKGKAEGKVEGHTEKGANVDISLPEGGADIEGHFGKGERFKMPSVGVSLPNVKLPEPSIDISLPKGKTEGNVEVGEPSGKGGKFKMPHLDVSLPKMKLSTGEINTEDPEVKGEKFQMPSVDISLPKGKVEAGVEVEGHSGKGEMPKIDLKMSLPEGKISESHDVSISGVDISLPKGKTHEHINLEVENGDKFQIPKFDVSLPKLKSGESDFDVKTPNTKVGKFHMPEIDISLPHKKEGRDINVEPSGKCGRVEIPNVDISLPAVKASGVEISLPKMKSSQGDISIEESDSKRFNVPSVDISFPKVTGTSDVDVKRHSGKMGKFDMPKLDISLPKIESTEGELSMEEPEFKGGKLHMPSYNISSAQVKAEGDVCLKGETKKGTKFKMPKLDINLPQMKSTGTEINIEGPEVKGEKIDVPDVDISLPQGKVKGDGTVNVSTVNVAMPSVSISLPKSTNERDKNVNSHVKKGGKFHMPKLDFSLPRIKSRPVEVNVEGPELKGSTVHTPSIDISLPKDKTEKNFDMEGHSGTDIKFEMPKIDISLPKVTAPEGEMRAEDPQIHRGKLNMPSVEISFPKGKVKGHTDLEGKTTGASKLKLPKFDISSAKMKSSEGEINIEATDIQGGKFHMPSIDISLPGGGAGGDVDVEGHAGKGGKFEMPKVDVSLPKLKPSEGEINVEGPDIKGGKFHMPSIDISLPGGGAGGDVDVEGHAGKGRKFEMPKFDVSLPKLKSSGGEIDVEGPDIKGGKFHMPSIDISLPGGGAGGDVDAEGHAGKGGKLKMPKVDVSLPKLKPSGGEIDIEGPNIKGGKFHMPSIDISLPGGGAGGGVDVEGHAGKGGKLKMPKVDVSLPTLKPSGGEIDVEGPDIKGGKFHMPSIDISLPGGGAGGDVDVEGHVGKGRKFEMPKFDVSLPKLKPSGGEIDIEGPDIKGGKFHMPSIDISLPGGGAGANVDVEGHTGKGGKFKIPKVDVSLPKLKSSGGEIDVEGPDIKGGKFHMPSIDISLPRGGAGGDVDVEGPTGKGGKLKMAKVDVSLPKLKPSGGEIDVEGPDIKGGKFQMPSIDISLPGGGAGGDVDVEGHAGKGRKFEMPKFDVSLPKLKSSGGEIDVEGPDIKGGKFHMPSIDISLPGGGTGGDVDVEGPTGKGGKLKMPKVDVSLPKLKPSGGEIDVEGPDIKGGKFQMPSIDISLPGGGAGGDVDVEGHAGKGRKFKMPKFDVSLPKLKPSGGEIDIEGPDIKGGKFHMPSIDISLPGGGAGADVDVEGHTGKGGKFKIPKVDVSLPKLKPSGGEIDIEGPDIKGGKFHMPSVDISLPEGGAGGDVDVEGHAGKGGKLKMPKFDVSLPKLKPSGGEIDIEGPDIKGGKFHMPSVDISLPGRGAGGDVDVEGHAGKGRKFEMPKFDVSLPKLKPSGGEIDIEGPDIKGGKFHMPSVDISLPGGGAGGDVDVEGHAGKGGKLKMPKFDVSLPKLKPSGGEIDIEGPDIKGGKFHMPSVDISLPGRGAGGDVDVEGHAGKGRKFEIPKFDVSLPKLKPSGGEIDIEGPDIKGGKFHMPSVDISLPGGGAGGDVDVEGHAGKGGKLKMPKFDVSLPKLKPSGGEIDIEGPDIKGGKFHMPSIDISLPEGGAGADVDVEGHTGKGGKFKIPKVDVSLPKLKPSGGEINIEGPDIKGRKFHMPSIDISLPRGGAGGDVDVEGHTGKGGKLKMPKVDVSLPKLKPSGGEIDVEGSDIKGGKFQMPSIDISLPGGGAGGDVDVEGHAGKGRKFEMPKFDVSLPKLKPSGGEIDIEGPDIKGGKFYMPSIDISLPGGGAGGDVDVEGHAGKGGKLKMPKFDVSLPKLKPSEGEIDIEGPDIKGGKFHMPSIDISLPGGGTGADVDVEEHTGKGGKFKIPKVDVSLPELKPSGGEINVEGPDIKSGKFHMPSIDLSLPGGGAGGDVDVEGHAGKGRKFEMPKFDVSLPKLKPSGGEIDIEGPDIKGGKFHMPSVDISLPGGGAGGDVDVEGHAGKGGKLKMPKVDVSLPKLKPSGGEIDIEGPDIKGGKFHMPSIDISLPGGGAGGDVDVEGQAGKGGKLKMPKVDVSLPKLKPSGGEIDIEGPDIKGGKFHMPSIDFSLPGRGAGGDVDVEGHAGKGRKFEMPKFDVSLPKLKPSGGEIDIEGPDIKGGKFHMPSVDISLPGGGAGGDADVEGHAGKGGKLKMPKVDVSLPKLKPSGGEIDVEGPDIKGGKFHMPSIDISLPGGGARGDVDVEGHAGKGRKFEMPKFDVSLPKFKSSRGEIDIEGPDIKGGKLHMPSIDISLPRGGAGGDVDVEGHAGKGGKFEMPKVDVSLPKLKPSGGEINVEGPDIKGGKFHMPSIDISLPGGGAGRDVDVEGHAGKGGKFEMPKFDVSLPKLKPSGGEINVEGPDIKGGKFHMPSIDISLPGGGAGGGVDVEGHAGKGRKFEMPKVDVSLPKLKPSGGEINIEGPDIKGGKIHMPSIDISLPGTTEGGLDLDDDTKKGLRFHVPTVDISLPKMKLTERELKVGSEKKDKDISVPKMTYDSDAKTKATGAKMSDLNVPETTLGGNIKLPTVKIPTVDISAPKVDLGFSLPKAKGSDRENIELLKAEGGRPSSGASFDVPDVSVKMPKISFPKFGRKLKSGDKLELESPGLSVDLDLEKTSPSVETDAKMNKSKIKMPSIGASKKDIKIIGPEAEMKIKAGSGEITKPEIRVEGPDDKVRYKLKFPKFKTTTPKAKLKDVEMDMPAVDNKGKVKMPAVEISLPTSNIPECEVLLPKTEVDVSEADIRGYEGSLKIPKMPTIDISVPKVDLDVSLPRLKLHEPMESNTSDLNIDSSRGIVNFPHVKIPKVDLSLPHGKTGDTGNHEVDIGRRGKLRMPEVEISLPHVKNDTSNADIEIKGEKLKMPKISVPNVDISLPHGKTKETDDPDSEFGAKGGKLKMPDITVPKIDLSLPHGSKGESHAPDSELEGGKLKMPTVDISLPKIKSKGVAPEIQPGEGKGKVMIPGIKLPTVDISLPHGKIEDSDTLEQGACGKEGKFKVPNIKIPKVDISLEGQQEDTEKTEVRKQGGNFQLPKITMPKVDISLPYGKTGRH, encoded by the exons GAGATCAACTGCTAAGTGCCAGGGTGTATTTTGATAACGTGAAATATGAGGACGCATTAAAAATTCTTCAGTGTGCAGAACCCTACAAAGTGTCCTTCTTTTTGAAGAGGACTGTGCCAGGAAGTGAAGTCAGCATACGTCCAGGTGCACAAAATCTTGAGCTCAGAGGACCTAAGGCCAAGATGCAAAGAATG AGCGTCAAAAGTGTGAAACCGTTCAAAGCCAAGAAAAGGAGAGGAGGAAGATTTGGATTGAAAAGACTAAAAGAGAACAAAAAAGCAAGAGCACGGGCAGAGCTGGACATTGAGGGCTCACCAGGCAGATCAGACCTCAGTCCAGTTGATGTTGAGTTTGTGTTCCCAAAGTTCAAGATGAGGAAAGATGGGAAGGCCACTGCAGATGTATCAGGACATCTGGAGGGCGCGATCGCTAGTAgcaagaagaagaggaagaccAGATTTCCAAAAATAAAAGCCTCAGACACTGCTGCCGATGAAGGGAATGTCAGTGTAGATGTTGCAACACATGAGGGAGAGGCCTCAGGAGCAAAGCTAAAGGTCAAGGCGAAAGGTCCAAAATTTGGAATGAATTTCCCCAAAttgaaaaagtcaaaattagaTGTACAATCTTCAAATGACAGTTTCGAGGTGAAAGACTTAGAAGCCAAAATTAAGCCTCCGTTAGTAGAGTGCGATTTGAACGTGCCTCAGGGCAAAGCTGAAACTAAAGTTCCTAATCTTGAGGTTAGTGTTAAAGGAAAAGGAGAGGGTCCTGAgataaaaatgccaaaaatgaATTTGGATGTCTCAGATACAAAGATAACAATCCCAAAGTTTAAACTACCAAAGGTAAGACTTTCTTGTCATTCAGATGAAATTGATGGAGAGGCAAGTAAACAAAACGAtacatatgaaaataaaatgaaaatgtctaaGATTGACATCAAAGCACCAAATGTGGATTTGGACTTGAATCTCTCAAAAACTAAGAGCACGGATGAATCCAAAGATGCTGAAAGAATCAACACGGCCAAACTTGACATATCATTACCAAAGCTAAACCTTGATGCAAAACAAAAATTTGGAGATGACATTGATGGATCCATGGTCAAAGAGCATATGATTTCTCTCCCCAAACTTGACATTGCAGTTCCCAAGATAGAGACATCAGATGTGGACATTGATCTTCCTACATTAGATGTGTCATTACCAAAGATGGCTGCAAAAAACATTGATACTGAGGGACATGCAAGTACAGGGGTAAAATCTGAAGTGACAAAATTAGACATCTCTCTTCCAAAAATAACATCCCCTGAGGGTGAAGTCATGGTTGAAGAACCTGGAGCAAAAATTGGAAAATTTCACAAGCCAAATATCAGTATTTCATTACTAAAAGGTAAAGCAGAGGGAAAAGTGGAAGGTCATACTGAGAAAGGAGCAAATGTCGACATATCTTTGCCAGAGGGGGGTGCAGATATTGAGGGCCATTTTGGAAAAGGGGAAAGGTTTAAAATGCCTAGCGTAGGTGTCTCCCTACCTAATGTAAAATTACCTGAGCCATCAATTGATATTTCACTCCCTAAAGGAAAAACAGAGGGAAATGTTGAGGTTGGAGAACCATCTGGGAAAGGAGGCAAATTCAAAATGCCACATCTAGATGTTTCgcttccaaaaatgaaattatccACAGGTGAAATCAATACTGAGGACCCAGAGGTCAAAGGTGAGAAATTCCAAATGCCATCCGTTGATATATCATTACCAAAAGGAAAAGTAGAGGCTGGTGTTGAGGTCGAGGGTCATTCTGGAAAAGGGGAAATGCCCAAAATTGATCTGAAAATGTCATTGCCAGAGGGTAAAATTTCTGAAAGTCATGATGTAAGCATTTCTGGAGTTGATATTTCATTACCAAAAggaaaaacacatgaacacattaATCTTGAGGTTGAGAATGGAGATAAGTTTCAAATTCCTAAATTTGATGTAAGTCTACCTAAACTCAAATCAGGAGAAAGTGACTTTGATGTTAAAACACCCAATACCAAAGTTGGAAAGTTTCACATGCCAGAAATCGATATTTCATTGCCACATAAAAAAGAAGGAAGAGATATTAATGTGGAACCCTCTGGTAAATGTGGAAGGGTTGAAATACCAAATGTTGATATCTCTCTGCCTGCAGTGAAAGCTTCTGGTGTTGAGATTTCCTTGCCAAAAATGAAGTCATCACAGGGTGACATTAGTATTGAAGAGTCTGACAGCAAAAGATTCAACGTGCCATCTGTTGATATATCATTTCCAAAAGTAACAGGCACAAGTGATGTAGATGTCAAGAGACATTCTGGAAAAATGGGAAAATTTGATATGCCAAAACTGGATATTTCCTTACCCAAAATTGAATCAACTGAAGGAGAACTCAGCATGGAAGAACCTGAATTCAAAGGTGGCAAATTACATATGCCTTCCTATAATATCTCCTCAGCACAGGTTAAAGCAGAGGGTGATGTTTGTCTCAAGGGAGAAACCAAAAAGGggacaaaatttaaaatgccAAAATTGGACATTAACTTACCACAAATGAAATCAACAGGGACTGAAATCAATATTGAAGGACCTGAAGTGAAGGGTGAAAAGATAGATGTGCCAGATgttgacatttctcttccacaAGGAAAAGTAAAGGGAGATGGCACTGTTAATGTGAGTACTGTTAATGTTGCTATGCCCTCTGTTTCAATTTCATTGCCGAAATCAACAAATGAAAGAGACAAAAATGTCAATAGTCATGTCAAAAAGGGAGGAAAGTTTCACATGCCCAAATTAGATTTTTCACTTCCAAGGATTAAATCAAGACCAGTGGAAGTCAATGTTGAAGGACCTGAGTTAAAAGGAAGCACAGTTCACACACCCTCCATTGACATTTCTTTGCCTAAAGATAAAACTGAGAAAAACTTTGATATGGAAGGTCATTCTGGAACAGATATAAAGTTTGAAATGCCAAAAATTGATATTTCGCTGCCAAAAGTAACAGCCCCAGAGGGAGAAATGAGAGCTGAAGATCCTCAGATACACAGAGGAAAGTTAAATATGCCATCAGTTGAAATCTCCTTTCCAAAAGGGAAGGTGAAAGGACACACTGACCTTGAAGGCAAAACTACAGGGGCAAGTAAACTTAAGTTGCCTAAATTTGATATTAGCTCAGCTAAAATGAAGTCTTCAGAGGGGGAAATCAATATAGAAGCAACTGATATCCAAGGTGGAAAGTTTCACATGCCCTCTATAGATATCTCTCTGCCAGGAGGAGGAGCAGGAGGAGATGTAGATGTTGAAGGACATGCAGGAAAAGGAGGAAAATTTGAAATGCCTAAAGTTGATGTGTCCTTGCCCAAATTAAAACCATCAGAAGGTGAAATCAATGTTGAAGGTCCTGATATCAAAGGTGGAAAGTTTCACATGCCCTCTATAGATATCTCTCTGCCGGGTGGAGGAGCAGGAGGAGATGTAGATGTTGAAGGACATGCAGGAAAAGGAAGAAAATTTGAAATGCCCAAATTTGATGTGTCCTTGCCTAAATTAAAATCTTCAGGGGGTGAAATCGACGTTGAAGGTCCAGATATCAAAGGTGGAAAGTTTCACATGCCCTCTATAGATATCTCTCTGCCAGGAGGAGGAGCAGGAGGAGATGTAGATGCTGAAGGACATGCAGGAAAAGGAGGAAAATTGAAAATGCCTAAAGTTGATGTGTCCTTGCCTAAATTAAAACCATCAGGAGGTGAAATCGACATTGAAGGTCCCAATATCAAAGGTGGAAAGTTTCACATGCCCTCTATAGATATCTCTCTGCCAGGAGGAGGAGCAGGAGGAGGTGTAGATGTTGAAGGACATGCAGGAAAAGGAGGAAAATTGAAAATGCCTAAAGTTGATGTGTCCTTGCCTACATTAAAACCATCAGGTGGTGAAATTGATGTTGAGGGTCCCGATATCAAAGGTGGAAAGTTTCACATGCCCTCTATAGATATCTCTCTGCCAGGAGGAGGAGCAGGAGGAGATGTAGATGTTGAAGGACATGTAGGAAAAGGAAGAAAATTTGAAATGCCTAAATTTGATGTGTCCTTGCCTAAGTTAAAACCATCAGGGGGTGAAATCGACATTGAAGGTCCCGATATCAAAGGTGGAAAGTTTCACATGCCCTCTATTGATATCTCTCTGCCAGGAGGAGGAGCAGGAGCAAATGTAGATGTTGAAGGACATACAGGAAAAGGAGGAAAATTTAAAATCCCTAAAGTCGATGTGTCCTTGCCTAAATTAAAATCTTCAGGGGGTGAAATCGACGTTGAAGGTCCAGATATCAAAGGTGGAAAGTTTCACATGCCCTCTATAGATATCTCTCTGCCAAGAGGAGGAGCAGGAGGAGATGTAGATGTTGAAGGACCTACAGGAAAAGGAGGAAaattgaaaatggctaaagttGATGTGTCCTTGCCTAAATTAAAACCATCAGGTGGTGAAATTGATGTTGAGGGTCCCGATATCAAAGGTGGAAAGTTTCAAATGCCCTCTATAGATATCTCTCTGCCAGGAGGAGGAGCAGGGGGAGATGTAGATGTTGAAGGACATGCAGGAAAAGGAAGAAAATTTGAAATGCCTAAATTTGATGTGTCCTTGCCTAAATTAAAATCTTCAGGGGGTGAAATCGACGTTGAAGGTCCCGATATCAAAGGTGGAAAGTTTCACATGCCCTCTATAGATATCTCTCTGCCAGGAGGAGGAACAGGAGGAGATGTAGATGTTGAAGGACCTACAGGAAAAGGAGGAAAATTGAAAATGCCTAAAGTTGATGTGTCCTTGCCTAAATTAAAACCATCAGGTGGTGAAATTGATGTTGAGGGTCCCGATATCAAAGGTGGAAAGTTTCAAATGCCCTCTATAGATATATCTCTGCCAGGAGGAGGAGCAGGGGGAGATGTAGATGTTGAAGGACATGCAGGAAAAGGAAGAAAATTTAAAATGCCTAAATTTGATGTGTCCTTGCCTAAGTTAAAACCATCAGGGGGTGAAATCGACATTGAAGGTCCCGATATCAAAGGTGGAAAGTTTCACATGCCCTCTATTGATATCTCTCTGCCAGGAGGAGGAGCAGGAGCAGATGTAGATGTTGAAGGACATACAGGAAAAGGAGGAAAATTTAAAATCCCTAAAGTCGATGTGTCCTTGCCTAAATTAAAACCATCAGGAGGTGAAATCGACATTGAAGGTCCCGATATCAAAGGTGGAAAGTTTCACATGCCCTCTGTAGATATCTCACTGCCAGAAGGAGGAGCAGGAGGAGATGTAGATGTTGAAGGACATGCAGGAAAAGGAGGAAAATTGAAAATGCCTAAATTTGATGTGTCATTGCCTAAATTAAAACCATCAGGGGGGGAAATCGACATTGAAGGTCCCGATATCAAAGGTGGAAAGTTTCACATGCCCTCTGTAGATATCTCACTGCCAGGAAGAGGAGCAGGAGGAGATGTAGATGTTGAAGGACATGCAGGAAAAGGAAGAAAATTTGAAATGCCTAAATTTGATGTGTCCTTGCCTAAATTAAAACCATCAGGAGGTGAAATCGACATTGAAGGTCCCGATATCAAAGGTGGAAAGTTTCACATGCCCTCTGTAGATATCTCACTGCCAGGAGGAGGAGCAGGAGGAGATGTAGATGTTGAAGGACATGCAGGAAAAGGAGGAAAATTGAAAATGCCTAAATTTGATGTGTCATTGCCTAAATTAAAACCATCAGGGGGGGAAATCGACATTGAAGGTCCCGATATCAAAGGTGGAAAGTTTCACATGCCCTCTGTAGATATCTCACTGCCAGGAAGAGGAGCAGGAGGAGATGTAGATGTTGAAGGACATGCAGGAAAAGGAAGAAAATTTGAAATACCTAAATTTGATGTGTCCTTGCCTAAATTAAAACCATCAGGAGGTGAAATCGACATTGAAGGTCCCGATATCAAAGGTGGAAAGTTTCACATGCCCTCTGTAGATATCTCACTGCCAGGAGGAGGAGCAGGAGGAGATGTAGATGTTGAAGGACATGCAGGAAAAGGAGGAAAATTGAAAATGCCTAAATTTGATGTGTCCTTGCCTAAATTAAAACCATCAGGGGGGGAAATCGACATTGAAGGTCCCGATATCAAAGGTGGAAAGTTTCACATGCCCTCTATTGATATCTCTCTGCCAGAAGGAGGAGCAGGAGCAGATGTAGATGTTGAAGGACATACAGGAAAAGGAGGAAAATTTAAAATCCCTAAAGTCGATGTGTCCTTGCCTAAATTAAAACCATCAGGAGGTGAAATCAACATTGAAGGTCCCGATATCAAAGGTCGAAAGTTTCACATGCCCTCTATAGATATCTCTCTGCCAAGAGGAGGAGCAGGAGGAGATGTAGATGTTGAAGGACATACAGGAAAAGGAGGAAAATTGAAAATGCCTAAAGTTGATGTGTCCTTGCCTAAATTAAAACCATCAGGTGGTGAAATTGATGTTGAGGGTTCAGATATCAAAGGTGGAAAGTTTCAAATGCCCTCTATAGATATCTCTCTGCCAGGAGGAGGAGCAGGAGGAGATGTAGATGTTGAAGGACATGCAGGAAAAGGAAGAAAATTTGAAATGCCTAAATTTGATGTGTCCTTGCCTAAATTAAAACCATCAGGAGGTGAAATCGACATTGAAGGTCCCGATATCAAAGGTGGAAAGTTTTACATGCCCTCTATAGATATTTCACTGCCAGGAGGAGGAGCAGGAGGAGATGTAGATGTTGAAGGACATGCAGGAAAAGGAGGAAAATTGAAAATGCCTAAATTTGATGTGTCCTTGCCTAAACTAAAACCATCAGAGGGGGAAATCGACATTGAAGGTCCAGATATCAAAGGTGGAAAGTTTCACATGCCCTCTATTGATATCTCTCTGCCAGGAGGAGGAACAGGAGCCGATGTAGATGTTGAAGAACATACAGGAAAAGGAGGAAAATTTAAAATCCCTAAAGTCGATGTGTCCTTGCCTGAATTAAAACCATCAGGAGGTGAAATCAATGTTGAAGGTCCCGATATCAAAAGTGGAAAGTTTCACATGCCCTCTATAGATTTATCTCTGCCAGGAGGAGGAGCAGGAGGAGATGTAGATGTTGAAGGACATGCAGGAAAAGGAAGAAAATTTGAAATGCCTAAATTTGATGTGTCCTTGCCTAAATTAAAACCATCAGGAGGTGAAATCGACATTGAAGGTCCCGATATCAAAGGTGGAAAGTTTCACATGCCCTCTGTAGATATCTCACTGCCAGGAGGAGGAGCAGGAGGAGATGTAGATGTTGAAGGACATGCAGGAAAAGGAGGAAAATTGAAAATGCCTAAAGTTGATGTGTCCTTGCCTAAGTTAAAACCATCAGGGGGTGAAATTGACATTGAAGGTCCCGATATCAAAGGTGGAAAGTTTCACATGCCCTCTATTGATATCTCTCTGCCAGGAGGAGGAGCAGGAGGAGATGTAGATGTTGAAGGACAAGCAGGAAAAGGAGGAAAATTGAAAATGCCTAAAGTTGACGTGTCCTTGCCTAAGTTAAAACCATCAGGGGGTGAAATTGACATTGAAGGTCCCGATATCAAAGGTGGAAAGTTTCACATGCCCTCTATAGATTTCTCTCTGCCAGGAAGAGGAGCAGGAGGAGATGTAGATGTTGAAGGACATGCAGGAAAAGGAAGAAAATTTGAAATGCCTAAATTTGATGTGTCCTTGCCTAAATTAAAACCATCAGGAGGTGAAATCGACATTGAAGGTCCCGATATCAAAGGTGGAAAGTTTCACATGCCCTCTGTAGATATCTCACTGCCAGGAGGAGGAGCAGGAGGAGATGCAGATGTTGAAGGACATGCAGGAAAAGGTGGAAAATTGAAAATGCCTAAAGTTGATGTGTCCTTGCCTAAACTAAAACCATCAGGGGGTGAAATTGATGTTGAAGGTCCCGATATCAAAGGTGGAAAGTTTCACATGCCCTCTATAGATATTTCTCTGCCAGGAGGAGGAGCAAGAGGAGATGTAGATGTTGAAGGACATGCAGGAAAAGGAAGAAAATTTGAAATGCCGAAATTTGATGTGTCATTGCCTAAATTCAAATCTTCAAGGGGTGAAATCGATATTGAAGGTCCCGATATCAAAGGTGGAAAGTTACACATGCCCTCTATAGATATCTCTCTGCCAAGAGGAGGAGCAGGAGGAGATGTAGATGTTGAAGGACATGCAGGAAAAGGAGGAAAATTTGAAATGCCTAAAGTTGATGTGTCCTTGCCTAAATTAAAACCATCAGGAGGTGAAATCAATGTTGAAGGTCCCGATATCAAAGGTGGAAAGTTTCACATGCCCTCTATAGATATCTCTCTGCCAGGAGGAGGAGCAGGAAGAGATGTAGATGTTGAAGGACATGCAGGAAAAGGAGGAAAATTTGAAATGCCTAAATTTGATGTGTCATTGCCTAAATTAAAACCATCAGGAGGTGAAATCAATGTTGAAGGTCCCGATATCAAAGGTGGAAAGTTTCACATGCCCTCTATAGATATCTCTCTGCCAGGAGGAGGAGCAGGAGGTGGTGTAGATGTTGAAGGACATGCAGGAAAAGGAAGAAAATTTGAAATGCCTAAAGTTGATGTGTCCTTGCCCAAATTAAAACCATCAGGGGGTGAAATCAACATTGAAGGTCCCGATATCAAAGGTGGAAAGATTCACATGCCCTCTATTGATATCTCTCTGCCAGGAACCACAGAGGGAGGGCTTGATCTGGATGATGATACTAAAAAAGGTTTAAGAtttcacgtgcccactgttgatATCtctctcccaaaaatgaaacttacaGAGCGTGAACTCAAAGTTGGGTCAGAGAAGAAAGACAAAGACATTTCAGTACCTAAAATGACCTATGATTCTGATGCTAAGACCAAAGCTACTGGTGCCAAAATGAGTGACTTAAATGTCCCTGAGACCACTTTAGGTGGTAACATCAAGCTGCCAACAGTGAAAATCCCAACTGTTGACATATCTGCTCCTAAAGTTGACCTGGGCTTTAGTCTTCCAAAGGCAAAGGGCAGTGATAGAGAAAATATTGAACTTCTTAAGGCAGAGGGTGGAAGACCCTCATCTGGGGCAAGTTTTGATGTTCCAGACGTCTCTGTAAAAATGCCCAAAATTTCATTCCCTAAATTTGGCAGAAAATTGAAAAGTGGAGACAAACTAGAACTAGAGAGTCCAGGCTTATCTGTAGATTTGGACTTGGAAAAAACATCACCATCAGTGGAAACAGATGCCAAAATGAATAAGTCCAAAATCAAAATGCCATCTATTGGAGCATCTAAAAaggatattaaaataattgGCCCTGAAGCTGAAATGAAGATAAAGGCAGGCTCTGGAGAAATTACAAAACCAGAAATCAGAGTGGAAGGTCCTGATGACAAGGTCAGATACAAGCTCAAATTCCCCAAATTCAAGACAACTACTCCAAAAGCAAAACTCAAAGATGTAGAAATGGATATGCCTGCAGTGGATAACAAAGGAAAGGTCAAAATGCCAGCAGTTGAGATATCACTGCCAACATCAAATATTCCAGAATGTGAGGTATTGCTTCCAAAAACTGAGGTTGATGTATCTGAAGCAGATATCAGAGGTTATGAGGGCAGTTTAAAAATTCCTAAGATGCCAACTATTGACATATCAGTTCCAAAAGTTGATTTAGATGTTTCCTTGCCTAGGTTAAAACTTCATGAACCAATGGAGTCAAACACTTCTGACTTAAACATTGATAGTAGTAGAGGTATAGTAAATTTCCCCCATGTTAAAATCCCTAAAGTAGACCTTTCACTTCCACATGGAAAAACAGGTGACACAGGTAACCATGAGGTGGATATTGGAAGGAGGGGTAAATTAAGAATGCCAGAAGTGGAAATATCGTTACCTCATGTGAAAAATGACACATCTAATGCTGACATTGAAATTAAAGgtgaaaaactaaaaatgccaaaaatttCAGTGCCTAATGTTGATATATCTTTGCCTCATGGAAAAACAAAGGAAACTGATGATCCTGATTCAGAATTTGGAGCTAAAGGAGGTAAATTAAAAATGCCAGACATCACAGTGCCTAAGATAGATTTATCGCTGCCTCATGGAAGCAAAGGAGAAAGTCATGCGCCAGATTCAGAACTAGAAGGTGGAAAATTAAAGATGCCAACAGTTGATATATCCCTtcctaaaataaaatctaaaggCGTTGCTCCAGAAATTCAGCCTGGTGAAGGAAAAGGTAAAGTCATGATCCCTGGAATTAAACTACCAACAGTAGATATCTCATTACCTCATGGTAAAATAGAAGACAGTGATACTCTTGAACAGGGAGCATGTGGCAAAGAAGGGAAATTCAAGGTGCCTAATATCAAAATTCCAAAAGTAGATATATCATTAGAAGGACAACAAGAggatacagaaaaaacagaggtCAGAAAACAAGGTGGCAACTTTCAGTTACCGAAAATAACAATGCCTAAAGTGGATATATCATTACCCTATGGCAAAACAGGGCGACACTGA